A part of Desulfomicrobium baculatum DSM 4028 genomic DNA contains:
- a CDS encoding type II toxin-antitoxin system RelE family toxin, translated as MTKYSLSFKASVAKDLRQIPKRDVQSILKRIEGLADDPRPSGSEKLSGQERFRVRQGTYRIVYEIKDQELVVMVVKIGHRCDIYRSL; from the coding sequence ATGACAAAATATAGTCTGAGCTTCAAAGCGTCCGTGGCCAAGGATTTGCGTCAGATCCCCAAACGTGATGTGCAGAGTATTTTGAAACGCATCGAAGGACTCGCGGATGATCCCAGGCCAAGCGGCAGCGAAAAACTGTCCGGCCAGGAGCGATTCCGGGTGAGACAGGGAACATATCGAATCGTCTATGAAATCAAGGATCAGGAGCTCGTCGTCATGGTCGTGAAAATCGGGCATAGGTGTGATATCTACAGATCCCTCTGA
- a CDS encoding DUF1045 domain-containing protein encodes MSEARYAIYFAPSEGSELESVCSAILGRCARTGAALKQPSIPGIEPARLAELTASPRHYGLHATLKPPFFLAESHDETELLENTAMIASRMRSFDLPGLELARIGSFLALTPTAPCPELEDLARICVTVPDPFRRPPHPEELARRRAKGLTPNQERLLGLWGYPYVLEEMRFHLTLTGSIHDPGERERLHTALIPLLAPVLHRPVPVREICVFRQACLQEPFTVLRRFPLQLKG; translated from the coding sequence ATGTCCGAAGCACGTTACGCCATATACTTCGCGCCGTCTGAAGGGTCCGAACTCGAAAGCGTCTGCTCGGCCATCCTGGGCCGCTGCGCACGCACGGGAGCTGCCCTGAAGCAGCCATCCATCCCGGGCATCGAGCCCGCGCGATTGGCCGAGCTGACCGCCTCGCCCAGGCACTACGGGTTGCACGCCACCTTGAAGCCGCCCTTCTTTCTGGCCGAGTCGCATGATGAAACGGAATTGCTGGAAAACACGGCCATGATCGCCTCAAGGATGCGATCATTCGACCTGCCCGGACTTGAGCTTGCACGCATCGGCTCCTTCCTCGCCCTGACCCCGACCGCGCCATGCCCGGAACTGGAAGACCTGGCCCGCATCTGCGTCACGGTCCCGGACCCTTTTCGCCGCCCTCCCCACCCCGAGGAGCTCGCCCGTCGCCGCGCCAAAGGCCTGACCCCGAACCAGGAGCGCCTGCTCGGACTCTGGGGTTACCCCTACGTACTGGAAGAAATGCGCTTCCACCTGACCCTGACCGGCAGCATCCACGACCCAGGCGAGCGCGAACGCCTCCACACCGCGCTCATCCCCCTCCTCGCCCCCGTACTGCACAGGCCCGTCCCGGTGCGGGAGATCTGCGTGTTTCGTCAAGCATGTTTACAAGAACCCTTTACCGTTTTGCGGCGTTTCCCACTCCAACTGAAAGGCTGA
- a CDS encoding alpha-D-ribose 1-methylphosphonate 5-triphosphate diphosphatase, protein MPSFCCTNARLVTPDGVVYGSLRAGHGLITEIDSPTAIPEALDFGDDYLLPGLVEIHTDNIEKHFLPRSGVRWPTSLTAIMAHDTHMVGAGITTVLDAVSAGEFSAKRMRREIFTATLEALALARNNNLLRAEHLLHIRCELADRAVVEMFSSVMDHHLLRLVSIMDHTPGQRQWSDLEKYRSFHADKKWTDEELLAEIERLRAVQKSHAEPNRTSILSLCAQRGLPLASHDDTTVEHVEETARLGMGIAEFPTTREAASKARELGLATVLGAPNVVRGESHSGNISALALAADGLVDILSSDYMPASLLQAPFVMAQRLGMPLHEALATVTANPARALGLSDRGKLLPGKRADLLRVRMVDDVPVVVAVWREGRQVM, encoded by the coding sequence ATGCCATCTTTCTGCTGCACCAATGCCCGTTTGGTCACGCCAGACGGTGTTGTCTACGGATCTCTGAGGGCCGGGCACGGTCTCATAACAGAAATCGACTCGCCCACGGCCATCCCCGAAGCTCTCGATTTCGGGGATGACTACCTGCTGCCCGGCCTGGTCGAGATTCACACCGACAACATCGAGAAGCACTTCCTGCCCCGCTCCGGGGTGCGCTGGCCGACCAGCCTCACGGCCATCATGGCCCACGACACCCACATGGTCGGCGCCGGGATCACCACGGTCCTCGACGCGGTCAGCGCGGGCGAATTCAGCGCCAAGCGCATGCGCCGCGAAATTTTCACAGCCACCCTGGAAGCTCTGGCCCTGGCCAGGAATAACAACCTGCTGCGCGCCGAACACCTGCTGCACATCCGCTGCGAACTGGCCGACCGGGCCGTGGTGGAAATGTTTTCCTCCGTCATGGACCACCACCTCCTGCGCCTGGTGTCCATCATGGACCATACCCCGGGCCAGCGGCAGTGGAGCGACCTGGAGAAGTACCGCTCCTTTCACGCCGACAAGAAATGGACCGACGAGGAACTCCTGGCCGAGATCGAGCGCCTGCGCGCCGTGCAGAAAAGCCACGCCGAACCGAATCGGACCAGCATCTTGAGCCTCTGCGCACAGCGGGGCCTGCCCCTGGCCAGCCACGACGACACCACGGTGGAACACGTGGAAGAGACAGCCCGCCTGGGCATGGGCATCGCCGAATTTCCCACCACCCGCGAGGCCGCGTCCAAGGCGCGGGAACTTGGCCTGGCCACGGTCCTCGGCGCTCCCAATGTGGTGCGCGGAGAGTCCCACTCGGGCAACATCTCGGCCCTGGCACTGGCCGCCGACGGCTTGGTGGACATTCTCTCTTCCGACTACATGCCGGCCAGCCTCCTGCAGGCGCCCTTTGTCATGGCCCAGCGCCTGGGCATGCCCCTGCACGAGGCCCTGGCCACCGTCACCGCCAATCCGGCCCGCGCCCTGGGGCTTAGCGACCGGGGCAAACTGCTCCCCGGCAAACGCGCCGATCTCCTGCGCGTCAGGATGGTGGACGACGTGCCCGTGGTTGTTGCAGTGTGGCGCGAAGGCAGGCAGGTGATGTAA
- a CDS encoding nucleotidyl transferase AbiEii/AbiGii toxin family protein — translation MELQNDFKELLELFNAHDVQYLIVGGYALAYFGAPRYTGDIDIFVKSDSKNASLILKALSDFGFGSAGLKLEDFTNTNNIIQLGYPPVRVDIMTSISGVSWEDAYNNREEGKYGDVRVYFIGLNQYIQNKRASGRKKDLADLEALGKE, via the coding sequence ATGGAACTACAGAACGACTTCAAAGAGTTGCTCGAATTATTCAACGCCCATGATGTGCAATATCTCATAGTCGGCGGATACGCGCTGGCATATTTCGGCGCACCGAGATATACAGGAGATATCGACATATTCGTCAAATCAGATTCAAAGAACGCGTCCCTTATCTTAAAGGCTCTGAGCGACTTTGGATTCGGTTCAGCCGGCCTTAAATTGGAAGATTTTACAAATACAAACAATATTATTCAGCTGGGCTATCCTCCAGTCCGGGTTGACATCATGACATCCATATCCGGAGTTTCCTGGGAAGATGCATATAACAACCGTGAAGAAGGAAAATACGGTGATGTTCGGGTGTATTTCATAGGTCTCAATCAATACATTCAAAACAAGAGAGCATCCGGAAGAAAGAAGGATCTCGCCGATTTGGAGGCCCTTGGAAAGGAATGA
- a CDS encoding alpha-D-ribose 1-methylphosphonate 5-triphosphate diphosphatase: MSEMILANARIVLEGETVLGAVSVRDGLIHDVSPGANACSDAVDFGGDLLIPGLVELHTDNLEKLLVPRPGVLWPSARAALLAHDAQLISAGITTVLDALSCGQYYEKSDRRTMLDLTLTALDELRPTGFLRAEHFLHVRCEISDPDMPRLFEPFRNMDDVHLVSLMDHTPGQRQFVDTDAYRTYYSKDRQWSDQEFEAELTRMQEAQTRFAGAHAEDILSWCQARGVPVASHDDATPSHVDWAHGQGIVISEFPTTMDAARRACELGLLTLMGSPNVVRNGSHSGNVSVREVAKAGLLGGLSSDYVPGSLLHAAWILHAEVDLPLHEAMALVTLNPARALGLHDRGRIEPGLKADLVRVHIDRDLPVVRRVWRDGGRVY, translated from the coding sequence ATGAGTGAAATGATCCTTGCCAACGCCCGCATCGTCCTTGAGGGCGAGACTGTCCTCGGTGCCGTGAGCGTCCGTGACGGCCTGATCCACGATGTCTCCCCCGGCGCGAACGCTTGTTCCGACGCCGTCGATTTCGGTGGCGACCTGCTCATCCCCGGACTGGTCGAGCTGCACACCGACAACCTCGAAAAGCTGCTCGTTCCCCGGCCCGGCGTGCTCTGGCCCTCGGCCCGCGCCGCGCTGCTGGCCCACGACGCGCAGCTCATCAGCGCCGGTATCACCACCGTTCTCGACGCACTTTCCTGCGGGCAATACTACGAGAAAAGCGACCGTCGCACCATGCTCGACCTGACCCTGACCGCCCTGGATGAGTTGCGGCCTACCGGCTTCCTGCGCGCCGAGCATTTCCTGCACGTGCGCTGCGAAATCTCCGACCCTGACATGCCGCGCCTCTTCGAACCCTTCCGAAACATGGACGACGTGCACCTTGTGTCCCTCATGGACCACACCCCCGGCCAGCGCCAGTTTGTCGACACGGACGCCTATCGCACGTATTACAGCAAGGACCGGCAGTGGTCGGACCAGGAATTCGAGGCCGAATTGACCCGCATGCAGGAGGCGCAGACCCGGTTCGCCGGAGCCCACGCCGAGGACATCCTGAGCTGGTGCCAGGCTCGCGGCGTTCCCGTGGCCAGCCACGACGACGCCACGCCCAGTCACGTGGACTGGGCCCACGGCCAGGGCATCGTCATCAGTGAATTTCCGACCACCATGGACGCCGCGCGCCGCGCCTGCGAACTGGGACTTTTGACCCTAATGGGCTCGCCCAACGTGGTTCGAAACGGCTCCCATTCCGGCAACGTGTCCGTGCGCGAAGTGGCCAAGGCCGGACTCCTGGGTGGCCTGTCCTCGGATTACGTCCCGGGGAGCCTCCTGCACGCCGCCTGGATCCTGCACGCCGAAGTGGATCTGCCCCTGCACGAGGCCATGGCCCTGGTCACGCTCAACCCTGCCCGCGCCCTGGGCCTTCATGACCGAGGACGCATCGAACCCGGCCTCAAAGCCGACCTCGTGCGCGTCCACATCGACCGCGACCTGCCGGTGGTACGCCGGGTCTGGCGGGATGGGGGGCGGGTGTATTGA
- the phnN gene encoding phosphonate metabolism protein/1,5-bisphosphokinase (PRPP-forming) PhnN, whose protein sequence is MSKLIYIMGPSGSGKDSLMAEARLRLAAEAPVVFAHRYITRPADAGGENHVALSRAEFQLRLSRGLFALSWESHGFAYGIGREIDIWMESGLSVVVNGSRGALSAALQAYPELLPVLIDVPEHILRERLGARGREDAGEIEARLVRARMAVVEAPELVRFDNSGPLAERGQALAGLILETTISGRKS, encoded by the coding sequence ATGTCAAAACTGATCTACATCATGGGGCCTTCAGGCTCCGGCAAGGACTCTCTCATGGCCGAGGCCCGTCTGCGGCTTGCCGCCGAAGCTCCCGTCGTCTTCGCGCATCGCTACATCACTCGTCCGGCAGATGCGGGCGGGGAGAATCATGTCGCCCTGAGCCGGGCCGAATTTCAGCTTCGCCTGTCGCGCGGCCTTTTCGCCCTGTCCTGGGAAAGCCACGGTTTTGCGTACGGCATTGGCCGGGAAATCGACATCTGGATGGAGTCGGGATTGAGTGTGGTTGTGAACGGTTCGCGCGGGGCGTTGTCTGCGGCGCTTCAAGCCTACCCGGAGCTGCTGCCCGTGCTGATCGATGTGCCCGAGCACATTTTGCGGGAACGGTTGGGCGCGCGAGGCCGCGAAGATGCCGGGGAAATCGAGGCCCGGCTGGTGCGGGCGCGCATGGCCGTGGTCGAAGCGCCCGAGCTGGTGCGTTTCGACAACTCCGGCCCCTTGGCCGAACGTGGCCAAGCCCTGGCCGGACTGATTCTTGAAACCACCATAAGCGGCAGGAAATCATGA
- the phnE gene encoding phosphonate ABC transporter, permease protein PhnE, translating into MTAQNTILVDNRPPRSVQSSLTKLTGWAIVMAILAWSWGGADMRPMDLIKDSGNMATLAGDFFPPNFSEWRLYLDEIIVTFHLAVWGTFLAVICAVPFGILSSENIAPWWIYQPVRRVMDACRAINEVVFAMLFVVSVGLGPFAGVLALWVHTTGVLAKLFSEAVEAIDPQPVEGIRATGATVIEEVIFGVIPQVLPLWISYSLYRFESNVRSATVLGIVGAGGIGVVLWEMIRGFYFAQTCAIMILIIISVTAIDLVSQRLRKLFV; encoded by the coding sequence ATGACAGCTCAGAACACGATTCTTGTCGATAATCGCCCACCCCGCAGCGTGCAGTCGTCCCTGACCAAACTGACGGGCTGGGCCATTGTCATGGCCATTCTGGCCTGGTCCTGGGGAGGCGCGGACATGCGCCCCATGGACCTGATCAAAGACTCAGGTAACATGGCCACCTTGGCGGGTGATTTTTTTCCGCCAAATTTTTCCGAATGGAGACTCTACCTCGATGAGATCATCGTAACCTTCCACCTCGCAGTCTGGGGCACGTTCCTGGCCGTGATCTGCGCAGTGCCCTTTGGCATTCTCAGTTCCGAAAACATCGCGCCCTGGTGGATCTACCAACCCGTCCGCCGCGTCATGGACGCATGCCGGGCCATCAACGAAGTGGTCTTCGCCATGCTCTTCGTGGTCTCCGTGGGTCTGGGGCCCTTTGCCGGTGTGCTGGCGCTCTGGGTGCACACCACCGGCGTGCTGGCCAAGCTTTTTTCCGAGGCCGTGGAAGCCATCGACCCCCAGCCAGTGGAAGGAATCCGCGCGACGGGCGCGACCGTGATCGAAGAAGTCATCTTCGGCGTCATCCCGCAGGTGCTCCCCTTGTGGATCTCCTATTCCCTGTACCGCTTCGAATCCAACGTGCGCTCGGCCACGGTGCTCGGCATCGTCGGGGCGGGCGGCATCGGCGTCGTTCTGTGGGAGATGATCCGCGGCTTCTATTTCGCCCAGACCTGCGCCATCATGATCCTCATCATCATCTCCGTGACCGCCATCGACCTTGTTTCCCAGCGCCTGCGCAAACTCTTTGTCTGA
- a CDS encoding DapH/DapD/GlmU-related protein — MTMLSPEPTIHPTAIVVDSTLGAWTEIGPQTEIISSTVGDYSYLCDRCHVMYTQVGKFCSIANHARLNPSNHPTWRATQHHFTYRSSKFGMGPDDDEFFAWRKEHPVVLGHDVWIGHGALIMPGVTVGTGAVVASGAVVTKDVPDYAIVAGIPAKPIKYRFPREIQGKLLTLAWWDWKHERLTAALRDFRELGVEAFIEKYAG, encoded by the coding sequence ATGACCATGCTCTCCCCTGAACCGACCATCCACCCCACGGCCATCGTCGTTGACAGCACCCTTGGCGCATGGACCGAGATCGGCCCGCAGACGGAGATCATTTCCTCCACCGTAGGCGACTATTCCTACCTGTGCGACCGCTGCCACGTCATGTACACGCAGGTCGGCAAGTTCTGCTCCATCGCCAACCACGCCCGCCTGAATCCGAGCAACCATCCGACCTGGCGAGCCACCCAGCACCACTTCACCTATCGCAGTTCCAAATTCGGCATGGGCCCAGATGATGACGAGTTCTTCGCCTGGCGCAAGGAACACCCCGTGGTGCTCGGGCATGACGTCTGGATCGGACACGGAGCCCTGATCATGCCCGGCGTGACCGTGGGCACGGGGGCGGTGGTGGCCTCGGGCGCGGTGGTGACCAAGGATGTGCCGGACTACGCCATCGTGGCCGGAATCCCGGCCAAGCCCATCAAGTACCGCTTTCCCCGCGAGATTCAGGGAAAACTCCTGACCCTGGCCTGGTGGGATTGGAAACATGAACGGCTGACGGCGGCCTTAAGGGATTTTCGGGAATTGGGTGTTGAAGCTTTTATCGAAAAGTACGCGGGGTGA
- the phnD gene encoding phosphonate ABC transporter substrate-binding protein: MFRKLCGLFILLAFFGVQTASAEMKEINFGIISTEASMNLKTIWQPFLSDMEKATGLKINAFFASDYAGIIEGMRFNKVQVAWYGNKSAMEAVDRADGQIFAQTVPADGEAGYYSHLIVHKDSPLNSLEDVLKNAASLSFGNGDPNSTSGFLVPSYYVFAVNKVDPKKIFKNVVSANHETNALSVANKQVDVATNNSENLARLNVTHPDKRGLIKVVWTSPLIPSDPLVWRKDLPEATKAKLKNFLMTYGTTGKESEVAVLKALGWAPFKESNNDQLLPIRQLELFKKRVKVEGDTAISAEEKTKTLAEIDAKLDAIKAKI; this comes from the coding sequence AGACCGCTTCCGCCGAGATGAAAGAAATCAACTTCGGCATCATTTCCACCGAAGCTTCCATGAACCTGAAAACCATTTGGCAGCCTTTCCTTTCCGATATGGAAAAGGCCACCGGACTAAAAATCAACGCGTTCTTCGCCTCCGACTATGCCGGAATCATCGAAGGCATGCGCTTCAACAAGGTGCAGGTGGCCTGGTACGGCAACAAAAGCGCCATGGAAGCCGTGGACCGCGCCGATGGTCAAATCTTCGCCCAGACCGTGCCCGCCGACGGAGAAGCCGGATACTATTCCCACCTCATCGTGCACAAGGATTCCCCGCTGAACTCACTGGAAGACGTGCTCAAGAACGCCGCTTCCCTCTCTTTTGGCAACGGCGACCCCAACTCCACCTCCGGCTTTCTCGTGCCCAGCTACTACGTGTTCGCGGTGAACAAGGTCGATCCCAAGAAGATCTTCAAGAACGTGGTTTCCGCGAACCACGAGACCAACGCCTTGAGCGTGGCCAACAAGCAGGTCGATGTGGCCACCAACAACAGCGAAAACCTGGCTCGACTGAACGTGACCCACCCCGACAAGCGCGGCCTGATCAAGGTCGTGTGGACCTCCCCGCTCATCCCCAGCGATCCGCTGGTCTGGCGCAAGGATCTGCCCGAAGCCACCAAGGCCAAGCTCAAGAATTTTCTCATGACCTACGGCACCACCGGCAAGGAAAGCGAAGTCGCCGTGCTGAAGGCCCTGGGCTGGGCTCCGTTCAAGGAATCCAACAACGACCAGCTTCTCCCCATCCGCCAGCTCGAACTCTTCAAGAAGCGCGTCAAGGTTGAAGGCGATACGGCCATATCCGCCGAAGAAAAGACCAAGACCCTCGCGGAAATCGACGCCAAGCTCGACGCCATCAAAGCCAAAATCTAG